TCGAGGGAGTCGTCGCTGCCGACGATCGTCACCGCGCGGGCGACGTTCCAGTCGGCGGGCGTGAAGGTGAGCGAGGCCGCCGAGGGGACGCCCTCGGTCGGGTCGGAGGTCGCGACGGTGATGGTCACATCGGCCGCCGGCCGGCTGGTCAGGACGACGGAGAACGAGGCCGAGCCGCCGGCCTCGCTCGTCGTCAGGCCCGCCATCGGGGCGACGACGACCCCGGCGGTGTCGTCGTCGGCGTTGACGGCGGCGACGTCGGCCGGGTCCAGGCCGTTGTAGAGCGGGTCGAAGCTGCTGGCGAGGCCGAGGACGATGGAGTAGGCCACGTCGCCGTCGTCGTCCGGGTCGTCGACGCCCGCAACCGTGACGAATCGCGGGATGTTCCAGTCGGCCGGCGTGAAGGTCAGCGAGGCCGCCGAGGCGATCCCCTCGGTCGGGTCGCTCGTGACGATGGCAATCGTCACCGGGGCCGCCGGGCGGCTGGCGAGCATGACGGAGAAGGAGGCGGTGCCGCCGGCCTCGCTCGTCGTCAGGTTGGTCACCGGCGAGACGAGGATCCCGGCCGCGTCGTCATCGACGTTGGTGAGCGCGACGTCGGCCGGGTCCAGGCCGTTGTAGAGCGGGTCGGCGCCGGAGGCGGCACCCAGGAGGATCGAATAGGCGGCGTCGCCGTCGTCGTCCAGGTCGTCGACGCCTGCGACGGTGACCGTCTGGGCGACGTTCCAGTTGGCCGGGGTGAAGGTCAGCGACGTGACCGAGGGCGTCCCCTCGGTCGGGTCGGAGGTGGAGACGGGGATCGTCACGTCGGCCGTCGGCTGGCTCAGCAGCCGGACGCTGAAGGAGGCGGTGCCGCCGGCCTCGGTGGTCGTCAGGCCCGAGGTGGGCGTGACGAGGAAGCCGGCCACGTCGTCGTCGGCGTTGGTGAGGGCCACGTCGGATGGGTCCAGGCCGTTGTAACTCAGGTCGAGGCTGGAGGCGGCCCCCAGGACGATCGAGTAGGCGATGGGGCCGTCGATCATGGGGTCGTCGACCCCGGTGACGGTGACGGACTGCGGGACGTTCCAGTTGGCCGGCGTGAAGGTGATCGAGGACACCGAGGCGATCCCCTCGGTCGCGTCGGAGGTCGCGACGGCGATCGTCACGTTCGCCAGCGGCATGCTGCGCAGGGAGACGGAGAAGGTGGCCGTGCCGCCGGCCTCGGTGGTCGTCAGGCCGGTGATCGGGGTGACGGTGACGCCCGGCACGTCGTTGTCGGCGTTGGTCAGGGAGACGTCGGCCGGATCGACCCCGTTGTAGCCGGGGTCCAGGCCGGACGCGAGGCCCAGGACGATGGTATAGCCCACCGGGCCGTCGGCCAGGAAGTCATCGACGCCGACGACCGTCACCGTCTGGGCGACGTTCCAGTTGGCCGGGGTGAAGGTGAGCGACGCGACGGAAGGGGCCCCCTCGGTCGAGTCGGAGGTGGAGACGGGGATGGTGACATCCGCCGTCGGCTGGCTCAGCAGCCGGACGCTGAAGGAGGCGGTGCCGCCGGCCTCGCTCGTCGTCAGGCCGGAAGTCGGCGTGACGGCGATCCCCGGCCGGGAGACGAGGGTCAGCGCGTTGATCGCCTCCTTGTTCGTGTCCAGGCCGACGTCGCCGCCCTGGAAGACGAGCGAGGCGGTGCCGGTCGCCGTGCCGGAGCCGAGGGTCGTCTGCGAGAGCTGGAGGGCGAAGACGTCGCGACGCGTGACGGCGATCGGCGTCCCGTTGCCGACGGAGTTGTCCTCGCCGTCGAGGGACAGCAGGAGGGTCCCGGCGGCGAGCGTCCTCCCGCCGTAGGTGGCCGTCTCGCTCACCAGGTCGATGCCGAAGACCTTCGGGTTGATGCCGACCTGGTCCCCCTCGACCAGCCGGGCGTGGGTCCCCGAGGTCGTGTCCCGGCCGACGTCGGAGGGGCGGAAGAGCCAGACGTCGTGGTCCTCGGCGCCGCCGTCGCGCGAGTAGAGGAAGTCGCCGGCGTTCAGCGTGACGTCTCCGACCGTCGTCGCCCGCTCGACCAGCGCGATGCCCCACAGCTTGCCGAAGCTGGCCCCGAAGCCGGCGGAGCTCTCGTCCAGGACCATCCGGAAGGTGCCGGACGAGTAGTCGCCGGGCGTGTTCGGGCGGAACAGGAAGAGGTCGGCCTCGTCGACGACGAAGGTGCCGCCGAGGAACGCCTCGTTGGTGCCGGTCGAGAGCAGCAGGTCGCCCGGCTGCAGGGCGATGGCGTGGGCCCCGCCGACGGTGACCGCCCGGCTGACGTGGTGGATCGCGTCCACCTCGGCGTTGCCGTCGTCGGCGAGGAGGTCGAGGCGGAAGACCGAGAGGAAGGAGCCGGCCGTCGTCCCCGGCTCCAGGGCCAGCGACGGGCCGCCGAAGGAGATCACCTCGTCCTTTCCCCAGGAGCTGAGCCCTGGGGCCCCGCTGGGAGACGGCACGTCGTCGGTGGTCGAGAGCCAGAAGCCGTTGGTCGAGACGCCCGGCTCGTCGTCCCGGTTGGCCACCCGGACGTCGGCCGGGTCGAGGCCGTTGTAGAGCGGGTCGGCGCCGGTGGCCGCCCCCAGCACGATCGAGAAGAGCCGGTCGCCGTCCCGGATCGCGTCGTTCACGCCGGTGACGGAGACCGTCCGCGGCGCGTCCCAATCGGCGGGGGTGAAGGTCATGGAGGAGGGGGAGACGGTGCCCTCGGCGGTGTTCGTGCTGCTCAGGGCGATCGTGACGTCGGCCGTCGGGGCGGCGTCGAGGACGACGGTGAAGGTGGCCGTCCCGCCGGCCTCGGTCGTCTGCAATCCGGCCTGGGGCGACACGGTGAAACCCGGGCCGACGAGGCGCTGGCCGAAGACGCCGTCCGGGTCGCCCGTCCCGGAGCCGCTCCAGACGACGACGGCCTTGCCACCGGTCGTGGCGACGGAGGGCGCGAGCTGGTCGGCCAGGGTGGTCGTCGGCACGCGGGCCTCGACGCCCTGGGCGACGCCGGCGGCGGTGTACTGGCGGAGGTAGACGCCGGCGTCGGCGGAGGGATCCTGGGTCAGGCCCTGGTAGGCGATCAGGAACCGGCCGTCGGGCGCCATGGCGACGGCCGGGAAGCGCTGGTCGCCCGCGGCGACGGTGTTGACCTGGAGCTCGCCGCCCTGAGCAGCCCCCGCCGCGTCGAACCGCCGGGCGTACACGCCCCAGCCGTCGCCGTCCTGGAAGTTGCTGCCCCAGGCGACGACGAGATTTCCGAGCGCGTCCATCGCCACCGAGGCGTCTTGCTGGACGTCGGCGGTGACTGAATTGACACGGAACTCGCCCCCTCGCGGCACGCCCGCGGCGTCGAACCGCTGGCCGTAGATGCCCCAACTGTCGCCGTCCTGGAGGTTGCTCGCCCAGACGACGACGAAGTTGCCGGCCGGATCCATCGCGATCCTGGGGTCGGCCTGCGCCTGCGAGGCCTGGGTGTTGACCTGGAACTCACCGCCCTTCGGCGTGCCGGCGGCGTCGAAGCGCCGGGCGTAGATGCCCGTGCTGTCCCCGTCATGATCGCCGCCGCTCGTCCAGGTGATCACGAAGTCGCCGTCGGCGCCCATCGCCACCGAGGGGCGGTCCTGGTGGTCCGCCGTGACGGCGTTGACCCGGAACTCATCGGTCCTCGGCGTGCCGTCGGCGTCGAACCCGCGAGCATAGATGTCGTCGAGGCCGTCTTGGTCGCTCGTCCAGGTGACGGCGAAGTTCCCGTCGGCGTCCATGGCGACCGTCGCGTTGGACTGGCTGCCGGCCGAAGTGGCATTGATGCGGAACTCAGACCCCTGGGGAACGCCCAGGGTGTTGTAGCGTTGGCCGTAGACTCCCATCGCGCCGCCGTCCTGTCCGTCGCTGGTCCAGACGACGACGAAGTCGCCGTCGGCATCCATCGCCACGGCCCGGGGGCTCTCGGGGTGCGTCTGCTGCGTGCCCGAGGTGAAGGTGTTGACCCGGAACTCCACCCCGACGGCGGCCAAGCTCAGCAGCTCCCGCCCCTCGAGGGACTCCGTCCATGGGTAACGGCGCGCGCGACGCTTTCCACGCCGGACGACCGCGTCCGGCCTCCCCGAGCGGGCTGGCTCACTCGATGGGGCGGTTGAATCCGATCGTGCTGGGCTCTTCGGCCGACTTGATGATGAATCCATTGAGAGCCGGGTAAGGTCCCAGGGAGTTCCATATCGAGCTTCCTCGGCTGCGATCCGACGATCGACGGCGAGGACTCGTCGACGAACAGTCATGCCACGTCGCCGCACACGAACCCATGAAAAGAGATGTCAGGCCATGCTTCGCGCCCCTTGGCTCCCCCCCAGGCTGCCATGCTCGTTAGACACCCGAGGGGTATTTCCTGAGGAGCCCTTGTTCTCAAACTTAGGTCAAGTTCAGCGGCACACGCAAAAGGGCTGTTGCCGGACGGAAGGGCGGGTGCGTCAATTGCAGAATCTTGTATCCGCATGGCCGTCGGCGAGCGTGGCCTCACCTCGGGCCTCGTCGGCCGTGCGGATACAAAGTCGGAGAACGAAGCCGCGACAGGCACGGCCTTTGCTTTAAGAGAGGATTGGATAGCTTGGCAAGGGGCGTGATCTGGGGGGCGTGCTCGACGGCCGCGACGGGGAAGAAATGCGGCCGGGCGCACCCCCGAACGGACCCGAGCCGGAGCATAGTGGTCGTCCGCTATTGAGTTGCCGGGTATAGTCGGTGCAGTTTGATCCGGGCATCCGCCGTGGTGAACTGCCACCGAATGCCCACCATCCGCTCGTTGCGGTCCTCCTCCCACGCCGCGACCTCCCGCTTCAGTTCCTCGCTCGACCCGATCCGCCGGTCCAGGCACTGCCTCGCCAGCACCGACAGCTCGATCTCCGCCATGTTCAGCCAACTCCCGTGCTTCGGCGTGTGGTGGATCTCCAACTTCCCGGCGATCCGACGGGCCCGCTCCGGCGGGAACGCCTCGTACAGCGAGGCGATCTTGTGCGTGTTCAGGTTGTCCATCACCAGCACGACCTTCTCCGCCTCCTCGTGCACCTCCTCCACCAGCCAACGCACCACCTCGGCGAAGTCCAACGCCGTCCGACGCTCGGTGACGTGGACCGCACGCCACCCCAGCAGCGGCATCGTCACCATGAACAGGTTGGCCGTCCCGTTGCGGACGTATTCGTGATCGAACCGCTCGAGCCGCCCTGGCGCTGCCGGGATCGGCACGACCGTCTCGCCGATCAGTTGCTTGCTCGCCTCGTCGAGGCAGACCAGCGGTCGCGTCTCGTCGTAGGGCCGGTGGTAGACCTCCAGCACGTCCTCCATCGCCGCCACGAACTCGGCGTTCGCCTCCGGCGGGATGCACCACTGCTGCTTCAGATGCGGCCTCAGTTCGCTTTTTTCAAAGAGCGGCGCACCGTCTCGTCGGAGATCGAGGGGACGATCTCCAACTCGACGAGCTTGTCGGCCAGCAATCGCATCGTCCAGGCCTTGCGGCCGTCGGGGGGCTCCGAGCAGGCCAGGGCGATCAACTTCGCCTCGGCCCGGCCGTCGAGGGCCCGCTGGCGGCTGGGACGGGCCTGCGTCTTGCGGACCAGGGCGGCCTCCAGGCCCTGCTCGACGAACCGCTGGCGGACCCGCTCGATGGTGGCGACAGAGACCTCGACGGCCTCGGCGATGCGGTCGTCGGGCCAGGCGGGCCCGCCCTCGGCGGCATCAGCCTTGAGGAGGATGCGGGCATGGGCCAGTTTCAGAGCGGAGGCCTTGCCGGCGGAGATGAGATCGAGGAGGGCCTGGCGTTCGTCGGCGGTGAGCGTCACGATGTACTTCTTCATGTCGATGCTCCTGAAGCGGTTAGGGCTCCAGGAGAACCGATTGCAGCCCATCCCTCAAGTCGTCAGTGGCCGACCAATAGCACGACGCCTCGTCTCGCGACAAGCAGCGACGACGTCCGTAGCGCTGAGGCCGTCGGCTAGGGAGCGTGGCCAAACTCCTACCTACCGCGGAGCGGTTTAGTTCTTCGAGGCAGAAAGCGAACCGACGAGGCGACGATCGGTCCCGAGCCAATCCCTCCTCCTGACGGTCGCGCCCGGCTCGTCGATGAGCCGCCGCGACACCGCCTCGATGAGGGCCCGACCGCCGAGCCCGGGCCGCCACTCGGCCGGGATCCCCGACTCCCCCCGGCACGCACCGGCCAGCTGCCCGCGGACCGCTCCGGTCGTGTCCGCGTCGTCGCCCGGGTTCGCCGCTCGCAGGACCGACGTCCGGAAGTCCTCGGCACCCGCGAAGGCCCCCGGCGTCGCCCCCGGGCTGCGAGCCAGGGGGACACCTCCCTGGATCTCCGGGGGCCGCTCGCGGCGGGAGCCCCCCAGGGCCACCTCCCGTAGCTCCGCGTCGAGCGGGACGCGCTCGTCGAGCCGCCTCGGCGCCTCCCAGGCCGGGGCCAGCACCCCCTCCCGCGGTAGCCCGTGCAGCAGCCCGCACGGCAGCACCCCGAGGGAGGCGCAGGCCGACCGGCAGGCCGGGCTGCGGTGGGTCGGCAGGCTCGACTCGACGCGCCGCCGGACCACCTCGTCGAACCGGTCGGGAAGCCGGCACGCGTAGGCGACCGGGGCCCCGCGGGCGTCGCCGATGGCCAGCCCGAGGGGGACCCCACGCCGGCGATCCTCGCTCACCATCCGATCCACCCCCACGGGCCTGGACGATCGGCGGGCCGGTCCGCCGCGTGCCCCGGGCATCCCACCGGGTGTCGTCGTGGGATCTGCCCGGGGCCTCCGGCTCCTTCCCGGCCAGGTTCATCGCCGATCCCCGACCGCCTCGCCGATCCCCCGCCCTGGCCCACCCAGCGCCCGTTGAGCATCACGCCGCGCACCGCGCCCATCGCGGCGATGTCCTCCAGCGGATCACCGGCGACGAGGATCACGTCGGCCTGCCGCCCCGCCGCGATCGCCCCCAGCCGGTCCGCACACCCGAGGTACTCGGCATTGCGCGACGTCGCCGCCACGATCGCATCGCCCGGCGTCAGCCCGCACTCGACCAGCAGCTCCAGCTCCCGCTGGTAGGCCCCTCCCTCCTCGGCGTGCGGCGCCCAGGTGTGCGAGCCGACCACGATCGGCACCCCGGCCTCATGGCAGTGCCCCACGAAGCGGAGCATGGCCTCGAAGCCGCGCACGTGGTGGCCCTCGACGCCCCGGTCCCCCGCACGCCGCTCGAACACCGCCAGCGTCGGCGACAGGACCACCCCGCCGGCCACCATCCCCTCGATCAGCGGCCCGAGCCGGGGGTTGTCCTCCGGCTCGATCGTCGCCCACAGCCGGTACCGGCCCTCGTGCCGGGCCTCGTTGTCCCGCTCGACCGCCGCCCGGAAGGTCGCGGCCGGCTCCGGCTCGGCCAGGGCGGTCCCGAAGGAAGTGACGTGCTCGACCCCGTCGACCCCCGCCTCGATCGCCCGCCCGGCGTCGACCAGCTCCAGGTGCGCCGTCACCGGCACCCCCCGGGCGTGCGCCGCCTCGCTGGCCGCCCCGATCAGCTCAGGCGGCAGCCGGTAGTAGACCTTGATCGCCGACGCCCCGGCGGCGACCCGGCGCCCGACGGCGGCCCGGGCCTCCGCGGCCGTGCGGATCGCCTCGGCGTCGTCCGGGTGGGCGTGCGGCTGCTGGTCCAGGTGCCGGCCCGTCAGGAAGCAGCGCGGCAGGGGACCGGGGGCCTCCCGGACCGCCTGATAGGCCGGGATCGGGTGCCCCGGGTCGCGCAGGGTCGTCACCCCGCGGGAGAGCGACAGCCGGAGCATGCGGTGGCCGGGGTCGTCGCGGTCGTGGTGGAAGTGGGCGTCGATCAGCCCGGGCAGCAGCGACAGGCCCGCGGCCTCGACCACGCGGGCGTCCTCCGGGATCTCGACCCCGGCGCGGGGCCCGGCGGCCACGATCGTCGCCCCGCGGATGACGACCGCCGCGTCGGGGATCGCCGGGCCGCCGCGCCCGTCGATCAGCCGGGCGCCGACGATCGCCGTCGGCGGGCCGGGCTCGGGTTCGGCCGGGGGGTTGATCTCCTCGAGCCCCCGGTACGTCCGCACGGCCTCGTCCCGGGCCGGCGTGGCGACCGACCCGGCGCCGGCGATCGCCTGGGCCGTCGCGAGGGCGGCCAGGCCGAGGGGGTGCGTGATCATGGGGTGGGCCATCGGGATGGACTCGCGGGGGGGGCGTCGCCGGTCGGCTCGGGGAGGACCAAGACGAGATCACGGTAGCGCGGTCGGGGTGCCCGGTGCAAGCCCCGGCGGGCGAGCCCCGAGGCGGGCGTCCCGCCGGGCCGTCGGGAGGTCCCGGTGGCCGGGCTGTTAAGTAGCCCGCACTCTGGCACGGCTTCTTTGGAGCTATGCGGCCGCCTGCATCCGATCTCCTCGGCCACTGTCGGGTCGTCACGCGAGGCCGGGGGAGCAATTCGCCCCGCCGCCGGGCCGCACCCGCACGGTCCGATAATGACGCTTATGACCGGTGTGTTCACATCATAACGCCTGGGGCGGTCACGCGGCCGCCCCTCCGGATCGGATCCCGCCCCCCAGATCGCCCCAGGCCGCTGCCGGCCTGACGGCCGGCGACAGGCACGCACGCCCGACCCGGACGACCTACTGACCGGTGCGCAAAGGCGGTCAAGTTTTCGTTCCGGTAGAATCAGGGGATGGAAGCCTCGAACTTCATCCCTCATGATTGGCGTGAGTGGCGGAGGTTGCGGGCGTTGGACCTGAAGCAACAGGGCGGGCGCCAGCGCGTCATCGCTGAGGCCCTGGACGCCTCCGAGGAGACGATCAGCCGCTGGCTCGCCCGTGCCCGACACGGCGGCCGAGAGGCGCTGCGCTCGCACCCCGCGCCCGGCCATCCGTCCAAGCTCTCGGGCGTCCAGAAGCGGCTGATCCCCGAGTTCCTCTGGCATGGGCAGGAGGCCTACGGCTTCCGCGGCCAGGTCTGGACCCGTGCCCGAATCGCCCTCGTCATCGAGGAGGAGTTCGGCGTCCGCTACCACAAGGCCCACGTCGGGCGGTTGCTCAGCGAGTTGGGCTGGACGCCCCAGGTGCCGATCCGGCGAGCGATCCAGCGAGATGAGGAGGCCATCCGCCGCTGGCGGGACGAGAGCTGGCCGGCACTGCGACGGCGGGCGAGACGCGAGCGTCGAGTGCCGGTCCTCGTGGACGAGGCGGGGTTCTACCTGCTGCCGGGCCTGGTCCGGACCTACGCCCCCGAGGGGCTGACGCCGGTGCTCCGCGAGAAGGTGACGCGCGACCACCTGTCCGTCATGGGCGGGCTGACGCCCACAGGCAAGGTCTACACGCTGGTGCGGCAGGAGTCGCTGAATGGGCTGCACAGCGTCGAGTTCCTGATCCACCTGCTCCGCGTCGCGGGGGAGCGGCTGCTGGTGATCGGGGACGGCTCGCCCATCCACCGTCGTGCTGCGGTCAAGGACTTCGTGTCGGGCACGGGCGGCCGGGTCTGGCTGGAAGCGCTTCCGGGGTACGCCCCTGACCTCAACCCGTGGGACGAGGGGGGCTGGCATCACCTGAAGAACGTGGAGATGCGAAATCTCGTATGTCGAGACCTGGAGGAGTTGCACGAGCAGTTCCACCTCGCCGTCGGACGCCTACGCCAGAAGTCACATCTGGTCCGAGCCTTCTTCGCTCAGGCCGGGTTGGAGATCGGGGGAACTTGACCTTCTTTGCGCACCGTTCAGTAGAATCGATTATCGGACGCTGCCGCTTCACCTCGTCTGTGGCCACACCCCCCGCCGGCTCAACGAACTGCAACAGTACAGTATGGTCGAAGGGCGTGACGGGTCATATCCTGGAGACGCTGCGAATCGCCTTGCAAGGATCCCCCGAGATGCGGCGGTTCTGCCCGGATCGATCCCCCGGTCCTCGGCCGCCCCCGCCCCCCGGCCGAGTCGACGACCTTCATCGGCGATCACGAGTCGATCCCGACGGACATAGAGGACCTCACCCGGCCTCGCCGTCGCACCGGGTCCGACGCAGCGGGAGGCTCCGCGATGCCGCACCCCGAGAATCGCGAGCACGTCGGGGATGCGTCCCGAAGTGACCGGGGTGGGCGCGACCCCCTCGGCCGGTCGTCAGGCCGGTCGACCTGGCCCGGCGATCGTCGGGGACGCTCGGGGTCGAACCCCGAATCCCTGGGGCTCGACCCTGCGCTCCTCGACCTGGTCGAGGAGACGACGAGGCGCCTGCTCGACGGCGAGCCGGTCGACGTGGAGAGGCTCGTCGAGGGGCATCCGGGCTGGGCCGAGGAGCTCCGGAGCCTGATGCCGGCGATGCGGGGCCTGGCCGAGCTCTCGGACGGCGGCGAGGAGCTCCCGGGGGACGCCCGGGACGAGGACGGGCGGACAGCCTTCGGCAAGTTCCGGATCCTTCGGGAGGTCGGCCGGGGGGGGATGGGCATCGTCTACGAGGCCGAGCAGGTGGCGCTCAGGCGTCGGGTCGCGCTGAAGATCCTGCCGCAGGCGCTGGCGATGGACCCCCGGGCGATGCAACGCTTCCGGCTCGAGGCGCAGGTGGCCGGCTGGCTCCAGCACCCCCGGGTCGTCCCGGTGCATGACGTCGGCCTCGTCCGGGGCGTCCCCTACTACGCGATGCGATTCATCGAGGGGGGGAGCCTGGCCGACCTGGTCGGGGAGATCCGCCGGGCGGTCGATGGCGACCGCGGCGCCGGCGGCCCGCCCCCCGCCGAGGGGCTCGGTGCCGTCGCGGCGGGGCTGCTGTCGGGACGCCTGGCCCCTCCCCGCCGCGAGCACGACGGGAGCCGATCCGGCCCGATCCCCGCCCCCGCCCCCGCCGCCTCGGCGGCCCCCCCCGGCGTCTCGGGCCCGCCCTCGATCGGCGCCCGGGCCTACCTCCGGGCGGTCGCGGCGCTGGGGATGGACGCGGCCGGGGCGCTCGGCTACGCGCACGACCAGGGGGTGGTGCACCGCGACATCAAGCCGGCCAATCTCCTCGTCGACTTCCGGGGGGAGCTCTGGGTCGCCGACTTCGGCATGGCCGCGGTCCAGGGCAATGCCGGCCTGACGGCCACCGGCGACCTGCCCGGGACCCTGCGGTACATGAGCCCCGAGCAGGCGCTCGGCAAGCGGGCCCTGGTCGATCGCCGCTCCGACGTCTACTCGCTGGGCGCGACCCTCTACGAGCTGCTGACGCTCAGGCCTGCCATCTCGGGCGACGACCACCAGCAGATCTTCCGGATGATCGCCGAGGGGGAGCCGGCGCCGATCCGCCGGCTCAACCCGGCCGTCCCCTCCGACCTGGCGACGATCGTCGCCAAGGCGATGGCCCGGGACCCTTCGGATCGCTACGAGACGGCCCTCCAGCTCTCCGAGGACCTCGGGCGGTTCCTCGACGGCCGGCCGATCGTGGCCCGGCCGGTCGGGCCGCTCTCCCGGGCCTGGCGATGGTGCCGGCGCAGGCCGTTGCAGGCGGGGCTCGTCGGGTCGCTCGTGGTGGCCCTCGCCGTCGGCTTCGCTGGCGTGACCTGGGGCTGGCGCGAGGCCGTCCGGCAGAAGCGGCTGCTGCTCGTCGCCGAGCGCGAGGCCCGGGCCGAGACCGCCAAGGCCGACGCCGTCAACCGCTTCCTGATCGAGGGCCTGATCCACCAGGCGGAGCCCGCGAGCAACCCCGCCGAGGAGCCCGTCACGCTCCTGGAGGTCCTCGACCGCGCCGCGGGCCGGGTCGACTCGGCGTTCCCCGGTCAGCCCGAGATGGAGGCGGCGATCCAGCTCGCCATCGGCCGCTCCTATCACGGCCTGGGCGAGTACCACAAGGGCGAGGCCCACTTCCGGGCCGCCCTCGGGCTCTTCGAGTCCCGGGGGGACGTCGACGAGGGGGCGGGGCGCCTGGAAGCGTCGGCGGAGCTGGGCCACGTCCTCTCGCACCTCGGCCGCAGGGACGAGGCCCTGGCCACCCTCTCGCGGGTCAGGACCGAGTCCCGGCGAGTCCTCGGGCCCCTGCACGCGGTCACCTTGCAATCCGCCCTGTACCTCGCGGAGGTCCTCCGGAACCGGGAGGAGCTCCGGGAGGCCGAGGCCCTCTACCGGGATTGCCTTGCAAACGCCCGCCGGGCCCCGGAACCCAACCCGCAATTCATCTTCTCTGCCCGCTTCCACCTGGGAGACGTCTTCCTCCGCCAGGGGAAGGCCGAAGAGGCCGAGGCGCTCTACCGGGAGCTGGCCGACGAGCAACGTCGGGAGCTGGGGCCGGAGCACCCTCACACGCTGACGACGCTCAACAACCTCGGCGCCGCCCTCAACCGGCAGGCGAGGTTCGCCGAGGCGGAGCGGCTCTTCCGGGAATGCCTCGAGACCGACCGTCGGATCCTCGGCGAACACCACCCCGACACCGTGACCGCCCTCTACAACCTCGGCCACGTGCTGAACGAGCAGGGCCGGCCGGACGAGGCCGAACCG
This Tautonia plasticadhaerens DNA region includes the following protein-coding sequences:
- a CDS encoding beta strand repeat-containing protein; this encodes MAAVGVEFRVNTFTSGTQQTHPESPRAVAMDADGDFVVVWTSDGQDGGAMGVYGQRYNTLGVPQGSEFRINATSAGSQSNATVAMDADGNFAVTWTSDQDGLDDIYARGFDADGTPRTDEFRVNAVTADHQDRPSVAMGADGDFVITWTSGGDHDGDSTGIYARRFDAAGTPKGGEFQVNTQASQAQADPRIAMDPAGNFVVVWASNLQDGDSWGIYGQRFDAAGVPRGGEFRVNSVTADVQQDASVAMDALGNLVVAWGSNFQDGDGWGVYARRFDAAGAAQGGELQVNTVAAGDQRFPAVAMAPDGRFLIAYQGLTQDPSADAGVYLRQYTAAGVAQGVEARVPTTTLADQLAPSVATTGGKAVVVWSGSGTGDPDGVFGQRLVGPGFTVSPQAGLQTTEAGGTATFTVVLDAAPTADVTIALSSTNTAEGTVSPSSMTFTPADWDAPRTVSVTGVNDAIRDGDRLFSIVLGAATGADPLYNGLDPADVRVANRDDEPGVSTNGFWLSTTDDVPSPSGAPGLSSWGKDEVISFGGPSLALEPGTTAGSFLSVFRLDLLADDGNAEVDAIHHVSRAVTVGGAHAIALQPGDLLLSTGTNEAFLGGTFVVDEADLFLFRPNTPGDYSSGTFRMVLDESSAGFGASFGKLWGIALVERATTVGDVTLNAGDFLYSRDGGAEDHDVWLFRPSDVGRDTTSGTHARLVEGDQVGINPKVFGIDLVSETATYGGRTLAAGTLLLSLDGEDNSVGNGTPIAVTRRDVFALQLSQTTLGSGTATGTASLVFQGGDVGLDTNKEAINALTLVSRPGIAVTPTSGLTTSEAGGTASFSVRLLSQPTADVTIPVSTSDSTEGAPSVASLTFTPANWNVAQTVTVVGVDDFLADGPVGYTIVLGLASGLDPGYNGVDPADVSLTNADNDVPGVTVTPITGLTTTEAGGTATFSVSLRSMPLANVTIAVATSDATEGIASVSSITFTPANWNVPQSVTVTGVDDPMIDGPIAYSIVLGAASSLDLSYNGLDPSDVALTNADDDVAGFLVTPTSGLTTTEAGGTASFSVRLLSQPTADVTIPVSTSDPTEGTPSVTSLTFTPANWNVAQTVTVAGVDDLDDDGDAAYSILLGAASGADPLYNGLDPADVALTNVDDDAAGILVSPVTNLTTSEAGGTASFSVMLASRPAAPVTIAIVTSDPTEGIASAASLTFTPADWNIPRFVTVAGVDDPDDDGDVAYSIVLGLASSFDPLYNGLDPADVAAVNADDDTAGVVVAPMAGLTTSEAGGSASFSVVLTSRPAADVTITVATSDPTEGVPSAASLTFTPADWNVARAVTIVGSDDSLDDGDVTYTIVLGPATSLDPLYNGLDPADVAAVNADDDTAGVVVAPMAGLTTSEAGDTASFSVVLTSQPSADVTIPVSTSDAGAGVVSVSSLTFTPANWNVPQFVTVAGVDDPDDAGDTPYSILLSPASSADLLYNDLDPADVVLSNADDDATGIVVSPNAGLITTEAGGTASFSVVLASRPAAAVTIPVASGNPGEGVVSVSSLTFTSADWDTPQVVTIRGVDDPDDDGDVAYSIVLGLASSFDPLYNGLDPADVAAVNADDDTAGVVVAPMAGLTTSEAGGSASFSVVLTSRPAADVTITVATSDPTEGVPSAASLTFTPDDWDVPQAVTVVGIDDPDDDGDVHFAVLLSPSSGDPAFDRLGAAAVTLENLDDDAAGVTIDGPSAGVVSEAGGTVSFAIRLDSRPSAAVTITLVVSDPGEGAVSTATLRFSPDGWDRPQSFTVSGADDPQDDGDAAFTVTLLVASDDPAYGALPGVAIPMANLDDDEAALVVAMQSAPVTTEAGGTARLSVRLASAPTAEVVVVLVVDDPSAAAASPVLLRFTPDDWDIPQLVTLTGLDDGLEGGDRPYTVSARVSSTADPAYLGRSSVPILLLNAQPPAPEPPPEPPSPEPPDAPAPEPPDAPAPEPPTPGPTSPQETPGEPKPDVPPPVDELGNVPQPPIALALFPSLGPPQAANPVRLPPVKPLTLASDGADEVSSNQAGTASAPSANRTYVDPEPEPADPAPEPEADPGQDESPGEQQAGPASRPAEQAAVEVSAPAPILAATGPAPSPTATQASAPAAGRERAEAVAMAVDHLFSELDRLGQELEEGADPLPAASVAAVGVLASVGYVLLAGRPGLWLLGALGVGPIWRQFDPLDVIFAWEQQQRRRREERGDDEESLQSIAEGGRAAAGPVRGVSACSD
- a CDS encoding IS630 family transposase (programmed frameshift), whose translation is MKKYIVTLTADERQALLDLISAGKASALKLAHARILLKADAAEGGPAWPDDRIAEAVEVSVATIERVRQRFVEQGLEAALVRKTQARPSRQRALDGRAEAKLIALACSEPPDGRKAWTMRLLADKLVELEIVPSISDETVRRSLKKGELRPHLKQQWCIPPEANAEFVAAMEDVLEVYHRPYDETRPLVCLDEASKQLIGETVVPIPAAPGRLERFDHEYVRNGTANLFMVTMPLLGWRAVHVTERRTALDFAEVVRWLVEEVHEEAEKVVLVMDNLNTHKIASLYEAFPPERARRIAGKLEIHHTPKHGSWLNMAEIELSVLARQCLDRRIGSSEELKREVAAWEEDRNERMVGIRWQFTTADARIKLHRLYPATQ
- a CDS encoding ADP-ribosylglycohydrolase family protein, giving the protein MVSEDRRRGVPLGLAIGDARGAPVAYACRLPDRFDEVVRRRVESSLPTHRSPACRSACASLGVLPCGLLHGLPREGVLAPAWEAPRRLDERVPLDAELREVALGGSRRERPPEIQGGVPLARSPGATPGAFAGAEDFRTSVLRAANPGDDADTTGAVRGQLAGACRGESGIPAEWRPGLGGRALIEAVSRRLIDEPGATVRRRDWLGTDRRLVGSLSASKN
- a CDS encoding amidohydrolase family protein; translated protein: MAHPMITHPLGLAALATAQAIAGAGSVATPARDEAVRTYRGLEEINPPAEPEPGPPTAIVGARLIDGRGGPAIPDAAVVIRGATIVAAGPRAGVEIPEDARVVEAAGLSLLPGLIDAHFHHDRDDPGHRMLRLSLSRGVTTLRDPGHPIPAYQAVREAPGPLPRCFLTGRHLDQQPHAHPDDAEAIRTAAEARAAVGRRVAAGASAIKVYYRLPPELIGAASEAAHARGVPVTAHLELVDAGRAIEAGVDGVEHVTSFGTALAEPEPAATFRAAVERDNEARHEGRYRLWATIEPEDNPRLGPLIEGMVAGGVVLSPTLAVFERRAGDRGVEGHHVRGFEAMLRFVGHCHEAGVPIVVGSHTWAPHAEEGGAYQRELELLVECGLTPGDAIVAATSRNAEYLGCADRLGAIAAGRQADVILVAGDPLEDIAAMGAVRGVMLNGRWVGQGGGSARRSGIGDEPGREGAGGPGQIPRRHPVGCPGHAADRPADRPGPWGWIGW